A stretch of DNA from Oryza brachyantha chromosome 9, ObraRS2, whole genome shotgun sequence:
CATATTGAGGTACAAAACATTTTTGCCTGACTAATTCGTGCAGATCATGGACAATTTTAAACACGGCATCTGGCCGTGCTAGTTTCAAGGCATTTTGAGACATCATTTTGAGCTCATCTGACCTAGGTCCAAACCAATCAGCAACGATCTTTGCAATCTGTTCTGGAGATTTTGAGAACTTCCCGCATCCATTTTCAACAACATATGGAACATTGCCAGCTTCCTGTCATGTgaataaattgttttagaaAGATAATAAATGATGCCATACTCTATATCCAAGCTTATTGTACAAGACTATAGCTTTCCTTTATAGGCATGATATATGTCCCTATCCATGGAAAAACATGTCTTTAATGTGTAAGAAATTGACGAGATCTAATGCCATCTTAAATTGTCAATACATAGCCAAGTAATTCCCAAAAAATATGATCCATTTTCAACAAAAATAGTTGATAACATAAAGACACATTACcagaaaaatttttggaataagCATGGTGCGAATAACTGCATGAACCCagatgataaaagaaaaatggatggTATGaagcagaaaaaggaaatggCAGGTACGTATGAGAATGTCTGGTAACAAACTAAGAATCcatcaaaataaatgttaaatacaatttataacTCGGTTGGGCTAGGTAGCATCTGATTATGATTCCATTTTACAAAACCAttgttgtgatctttattgacCACTACTCCCAACGCATTTAATCttagattaataaaaaggATCAACAGGTCCACTCAGTGTTGAATGCTGTGCTGATATCTTAATGATGTGCCACTACCcaacaacaaataaatcagttcatttttcagtagACTTATAGAATCAAGAAATCCCTACATTAACTGGCTGGAAAATTACCTGACCAGCAATATAACCATTTAAAATAATGGGTAGGCCACGAATCATTGCCTCTGCAATTGTACCAGGCCCTGCCTGAAAATTACCATAAATCATGTATTATGAACTCATCACAGACCATgcaatataatatattcatCACAGACCATGTAATATAATATGGGTTGAGAATATCATGGTATGAAGATATCAATAATGTACAGCATACCTTTGTAATTATACAGTCACAAGCACCCATAGATTCTTCCATCTTTGTAACAAAACCCTTCACCTAagatttcaaagaaaaaagaagaattaaAGCAATGGAGTGTAGAACTTGGTGGAGGTGGCCAAtgtctttttcccttttttgctGACAAATTCTGCGCAACAAATGCAGAAAGGCTATGCGACTGTCTACACTCAAAGAATTCACTACATCAAATTCTACAGCTAATATTGTAGCTTGTTTTAAGATCTTTCTGCAAACGGATGAAGACACATGCTGTGTACTTGTGTTTCCAAAGGTTGAAGAAAACATATACTTGCACAGGACAGAGCAACATCACAACATGGCAAGACAGAGTTGTTGCAATGTCCAAATGCTTGAAAGATACAAATCAGCAGCTTTAAGTATGCACCTGAACTGGAACTTTCCAATTGATTGACTGCAATCGATTGGTCAGCTTCTTATTACGGCCACAAATCACAAGTATTTGACCAATGGGTTCCCCAAGGATTTCATCATATAGAGCATCACCAAGTGCTCTAGCAGTGGCTTCAATAGGACCCATCCCTTCACCCCCACCCATCAGTAGAACAGCAGGCAAATATTCATCCATACCTAACTCCCTTCGCAGTTCATCCTATCAAATAAGATAAGAACATGGACAACAACCAGTAACTTGTGAGTTGTGAAGACGGAAAAAGATAGGGTGCTGATAGTAGAATAAATTGTTTACCTTTGGTCGAATAGGTTTGACAAAAGATGGACGCACAGGGAGGCCATACACTTTAATTTGTGAAGGTTGCAGTCCGGCTTTTAGTGCTCTCTTTGCCACCTCAGCTGATGGACAGTAACATCTAGTCACAAGCTTGTGAAACCTATGGGATAGCAATGAAATAACTATTTCACTGTAAGGACAATTACATGCATGTCTTAAACTTGGTAAGAAACCAGAACTGATGATAAGTTGCATGGACATTGAAACCAGCATACCATGTTGGGTGACAAGTACTCAGATCTGTGACAACTGTTGTGAACGGAATCTTATCCAATAAACCTTTTGACCTCAGAATTCGGAGTGGGACATGTTGCATTAAAGGATGGACACTGATAATTACATCTGGTTGGTATTTCATGAGACCTTTTGCAACCTCTCTGCAGGAAAATAAGAGAGCCAATTtcaatgttatatttatttcacAAATACACGCAAGGCCCACAGCTACAGTACAATACATATTTAAGAAGACAATAAGGGTCTACATGTGCATCCCTTTATTAACAAGAAAATAACTACCACTGTGGAATAAACTTAAAGCAAGCTAGCCACTGTGGAATGTTGGAAAACAGCTTCAGAATGTCATCACACTATCACAGACTCAAGGGCAACCATAGAGTCGagggataaataaaaaatatagcccCGACCCTGGCAGTGGTTCAAGCTAATGTTTTAATTGAAAAGACACATAGTGATCAGGCAATGTGCATTTTGAATATTTCAGCCATGGCCATAAGAGTGATTGGCCTCCAATATCAATAAATTTGAGGTGAGAAAAAACTCAagcttttataaataattaaaagggGGCATAGACAACATGAATGGtaaataccaaaatttccATAGCATGTATTATTCAGTAATTATTGATTGCATTAAACTACACATGCTTGATCAGTTAGAGCACAAACTGTAACTTATTTGGCAATACATGTTCCAATTTTGAGTAATTTAAGATTTTGTTTTCCGAATAGCAAAGACATCCTATGAtagttaaattaaaatattgaaactacttcaagatgaaaaatataagtcagaagtcagaacatATAAGAACAGGGGCGGATCCAAGGCGCAGTGACCCTGGGTGGCTGCTCAGGCTCACCAGGGGATCATACCACTGTAATGCATTGTGTTTTCAGTGTTCAACATGTATAACTTCCACGCATGTGTTTGCCCAAGCTTTAGAAAGTTTCTGGATACGCCATTGTATAAGAATCACCTTGCTATGAATGTTGATGTTGCGGCAAAATGTGGCTGATGAACTACTCTTGGTGCAGTACCATAGTATGTCATCTTCCACAAGGGCCCATGTTTCACCAAGAAACTGTAGCTCCTGGGCAATTGGTTGAATGGCCATGGAGTATGGTCGGTCCATAAATCAGTGACGAATACCTGCAATATATTTCTTTGTTATGAATGCAGAAATTACATAATTtccaataaaaacaaatattagtTGAGAAGAAGGCATATCAATTGAAATAACACCATGTTATCTAAGAATGAAACCAGTATAAACAACTGTTGTTGAAAGTGGATAAGTGTCAGCTGCATGTCTCTGTTCTAGTACATAGCAAATGCATGCTAAATCATCTCCTGCAAAGTCACCATTTTATTGTAGAAACAGATAGAATTCTAGCTTACTGCAGTAAAGATTGTCATAGCCAAACAAGAAGATCATTCTTCCTTTTCAATTAGTAGAAATACAGCATCATGTCAGAATTAGGAACATCAAGAAATGTAAAAATACTTTGCATTGGCACGATTTCAAAATTATTCAGTGTTATATTTCTAACATAATGAATGTATtacgcgagacaaatctactCACTGTTTCCATATGGTCAATCTacatattcataaaaaaatactgtCGAAGTTGGACTCTAGgaagaaattcaaattctacTTAAGAGAAACAAATATGTACCGTTGAGAACTACCAGGTTAAGACCAATAAGAAATTTAGGCAGTAGTACCACTAGTAACCATTACCCATATTAAGTCCCATGGATCTTCAACCCTcatgtataaaaatactaTACTATGGCACTTGCAACTACCACGTATCAGCCAGCTTATTTGAATTATTTCCATGTTTCCATTCTCTACCCTCTATTCCCTTctactccatctgtttcatattgtaagattttctaaccttatctagattcatccactaatgaatgcatataatttgtatatatgtctagattcattagcatttatatgaatctatgcaatgctagaaaatcttacgtTGTAAAACGGAGAAAGTAATAACTACTATATGccataatataattttacaacGCAATATGTGGTAGCAAGTAGCGAGCAAGTTAATTTGAAGATGACAATATAACTGTTGAATAGGAGACATATAAGTGAAGAAGAAGCCAGAAGCACTTGGGAACAGGTGATCTAAGGCTGGGAAAAAAGTGTCAAGATTAAAATTGTGTGTGAAAGGGAAAGCTGCTTAAAGTTACAAGCAGAGAAAAGTGGGTCACAAAACAATTCTTTGTGCAGAATTGGCATCAGCTGTAGCCCCTCTGCCTAGTCAACCGCCAGTCTCCAACTGATCATTTGGATCCACGATAATTTATATGCGGAGAGGACTGGCCATATAAGCTCAGGTCCTAGAGGTGAATGGCACAACAATGCTAAATTGAATTGAATCCAATTCCCTTTCCCAGTCACTTTTCCCCCAAACATGACAATGCTTCCCTGAATTTCTACAACCCTTGTTCAGACAATTACCCAAATTTCACTTAAAGACTGCAGTTCTTAACAGTTAGGTTTGTAGATACCACCCCAACGACTGTGGACAAATATATGGCTTAAATGTGACAAAGATACAGCACAACTCTTGTACAtgtcaaagaaatttgtgAGCACTTCTGTAATATCACAGTTTAAGAGTTAGAATTCAACTTCCTaatgaaaatatatcataGTTCGCCAGCTACGCTCACCCCATATAGCCAGGGccgtttttctataaaaaaagttagcgATTGTGTGCACATAGGTGATAGACCTAGCTATGGTGGCACGTCGCAGTATTGAAGCACTCAACCACCACATCCACAGTATCATCGAAGGTGCGATTTACCTCTTAAATGTTCCAACAGGCTATGAAACGgatattaaatttgtataCCATACTACGAAACTCTTAATATCAGAGCTTAGAAAGTAACAGCTACA
This window harbors:
- the LOC102717644 gene encoding probable monogalactosyldiacylglycerol synthase 1, chloroplastic yields the protein MPAPAAADPAALPAAFLSFPSPLLPTSSAPLPASPAAAPSSAFCLPARGTRGHPRAVSASAYGPGYTAASRLHRMWAEFARFVRLHGNQIAPLGFASLGLGVGGGGEGGNGEGAAGGGGGGGGGGGEVDGLVEEEGAVRAEAPKKVLILMSDTGGGHRASAEAIKAAFIQEFGDDYQVFVTDLWTDHTPWPFNQLPRSYSFLVKHGPLWKMTYYGTAPRVVHQPHFAATSTFIAREVAKGLMKYQPDVIISVHPLMQHVPLRILRSKGLLDKIPFTTVVTDLSTCHPTWFHKLVTRCYCPSAEVAKRALKAGLQPSQIKVYGLPVRPSFVKPIRPKDELRRELGMDEYLPAVLLMGGGEGMGPIEATARALGDALYDEILGEPIGQILVICGRNKKLTNRLQSINWKVPVQVKGFVTKMEESMGACDCIITKAGPGTIAEAMIRGLPIILNGYIAGQEAGNVPYVVENGCGKFSKSPEQIAKIVADWFGPRSDELKMMSQNALKLARPDAVFKIVHDLHELVRQKCFVPQYACAT